The Arcanobacterium pinnipediorum genome includes a region encoding these proteins:
- the glgX gene encoding glycogen debranching protein GlgX, translating into MEVWPGNPYPLGATYDGTGTNFAIFSSVADSIELCLIDDELNEERIRLEEVDAFVWHCYIPGIRPGQRYGYRISGPFDLENGHRCDPTKILLDPYAKAIDGQIDNHQANFSYDFNHPDQRHEEDSLGHTMLSVVINPYFDWGHDRPPAHEYHESIIYEAHLKGMTMTHPDIPEELRGTYMGMAHPAMVSYLKELGITALELMPIHQFVNDTSLIDKGLSNYWGYNTIGFFAPQNTYSASGSRGEQVDEFKSMVKAYHEADIEIILDVVYNHTAEGNHMGPTLSFRGIDNASYYRLVPEDKASYFDTTGTGNSLNMRSPHSLQLIMDSLRYWIQDMHVDGFRFDLASTLARELHEVDKLSSFFEIIQQDPIISQVKLIAEPWDIGENGYNVGEFPPLWTEWNGKYRDTIRDFWRGEPSTLSEFASRISGSSDLYEHSGRRPFASINFVTAHDGFTMRDLVTYNEKHNEANGENSMDGESHNRSWNTGVEGPTTDEAIRELRIRQIKNFFTTLLISQGVPMISHGDEIGRTQGGNNNTYAQDNEISWMNWDLDDEALRILDFARAIIHFRRAHPTLRRRRFFQGSPFHGGTSERGDILWLRHDGEQMQDEDWDTWFARSVMLWLNGSAIQEPGVRGEKVLDDDLLIVFNASDEDLTFSIPQTHLTRPWLPSFSTAQDSDLPVQLLPGESFVVPQRSVLIFVRPLAIESDADNASIAAKTATLPLSTGGITDNLANTQSFHSK; encoded by the coding sequence ATGGAAGTTTGGCCCGGGAATCCTTATCCACTCGGCGCAACTTATGACGGCACTGGAACCAATTTTGCGATCTTTTCATCTGTTGCCGACAGTATCGAACTGTGTTTGATCGACGATGAGCTCAACGAAGAACGCATTCGTCTTGAGGAAGTAGACGCATTCGTCTGGCACTGCTACATTCCCGGTATTCGGCCCGGACAACGCTACGGCTACCGCATATCTGGACCATTCGACCTAGAAAATGGCCATCGATGCGATCCCACAAAAATCTTATTAGACCCATATGCGAAAGCAATCGACGGTCAAATAGATAATCACCAAGCTAATTTTTCTTACGATTTCAACCATCCAGATCAGCGCCACGAGGAAGATTCTCTAGGGCACACGATGCTCTCGGTAGTAATCAATCCTTACTTTGATTGGGGGCACGATCGCCCACCAGCCCACGAGTACCACGAGTCCATCATCTACGAAGCTCACCTTAAAGGCATGACGATGACTCACCCAGATATACCTGAAGAGCTTCGCGGTACCTATATGGGTATGGCACACCCGGCAATGGTCTCATACTTGAAAGAACTAGGTATTACCGCACTAGAGTTAATGCCAATCCATCAATTCGTCAACGATACTTCCCTAATAGACAAAGGTCTTTCTAACTACTGGGGTTATAACACAATTGGATTCTTTGCCCCGCAAAATACCTACTCAGCTTCTGGCAGCCGCGGCGAACAAGTTGATGAGTTTAAGTCAATGGTCAAGGCCTATCATGAGGCTGATATTGAGATCATTCTCGACGTGGTCTACAACCACACTGCCGAAGGCAACCACATGGGTCCAACGCTATCGTTTCGTGGAATCGACAATGCCTCCTACTATCGCCTAGTTCCAGAGGACAAAGCCTCATATTTCGATACCACTGGTACCGGAAACTCGTTGAACATGCGTTCACCTCATTCACTCCAGCTCATCATGGATTCGCTACGCTACTGGATCCAAGATATGCATGTTGACGGTTTCCGCTTCGATCTCGCCTCAACTTTGGCCCGTGAACTTCACGAAGTTGACAAGCTCTCCTCGTTCTTCGAAATTATTCAACAAGATCCCATCATTTCCCAAGTTAAACTCATTGCCGAACCTTGGGATATTGGCGAAAATGGCTACAATGTGGGCGAATTCCCGCCATTGTGGACTGAATGGAACGGGAAATATCGCGATACTATCCGTGACTTCTGGCGTGGCGAACCCTCAACTCTGTCTGAGTTTGCTTCTCGTATTTCTGGCTCTTCAGACCTCTACGAACACTCTGGACGCCGTCCGTTTGCTTCCATCAATTTTGTTACCGCTCACGACGGCTTCACTATGCGTGACCTGGTCACGTATAACGAAAAGCACAACGAAGCTAATGGCGAAAATTCAATGGATGGTGAATCACATAATCGCTCGTGGAATACCGGCGTCGAAGGGCCTACTACCGATGAAGCTATCCGCGAACTTCGCATCCGCCAGATTAAAAACTTCTTCACGACGTTACTTATTTCCCAAGGTGTTCCAATGATTAGCCACGGCGATGAAATTGGGCGCACCCAGGGCGGTAATAACAATACTTACGCGCAAGATAACGAGATTTCGTGGATGAATTGGGATCTCGATGACGAAGCGTTGCGGATTTTGGATTTCGCTCGCGCAATCATTCATTTCCGGCGTGCTCATCCAACGCTTCGGCGTCGTCGTTTCTTCCAAGGTTCCCCGTTCCACGGCGGCACCTCTGAACGCGGCGATATTTTGTGGTTGCGCCACGACGGCGAGCAGATGCAAGACGAAGATTGGGACACCTGGTTTGCTCGATCGGTAATGTTGTGGCTTAACGGCAGCGCTATTCAAGAACCGGGGGTGCGCGGGGAGAAAGTTCTCGACGACGATCTGTTGATTGTTTTTAACGCCTCTGATGAAGATTTAACATTTTCTATTCCGCAAACACATCTCACTCGGCCGTGGTTGCCATCATTTTCCACAGCGCAAGATTCTGATCTTCCAGTTCAGCTTCTTCCTGGTGAAAGCTTTGTGGTTCCTCAGCGCAGCGTTCTGATTTTTGTTCGTCCGTTGGCGATTGAGTCTGACGCCGATAATGCATCGATTGCCGCTAAAACGGCTACTCTTCCGTTATCCACAGGTGGGATTACTGATAATCTTGCCAATACACAATCTTTCCACAGTAAGTGA
- the thrS gene encoding threonine--tRNA ligase, whose translation MKLNIDGEVQEFDSAISGIEFYSAQRSIVALRVDGVLKDLSTDLTTLPDNAHVQGVDISEEDGLNILRHSATHVLAQAVQQRFPDVNLGIGPFITDGFYYDFGNIDAVTPEMLKQLEKDMMRIVKEGQRFVRRPISEEDARQELADQPYKLELISLKGGSDAQNDQAAQGASIEVGGAELTMYDNVKRSGEVVWTDLCRGPHLPNTKLIGNGFALTRSSAAYWRADQANDSLQRIYGTAWPSKDELRAYQERIAEAERRDHRKLGTELDLFSFPDEIGSGLAVFHPKGAVIRMEMENYSRQKHIQADYSFVNTPHITKGNLFEVSGHLDFYADGMYPPMHMDEERDAEGNITKQGTDYYLKPMNCPMHNLIYRSRGRSYRELPLRLFEFGTVYRNEASGVVHGLTRARGFTQDDAHIYCTREQMKSELTRLLTFVLDLLKDYGLDDFYLEISTKNPKKFVGDDEVWEESTRTLQEVAEASGLELVPDPEGAAFYGPKISVQAKDALGRTWQMSTIQLDFNLPERFDLEYTGPDGDRHRPVMIHRALFGSIERFFGVLTEHYGGAFPAWLAPVQVRCIPVADAFNEYLDSIANKLRAHGVRVEVDKSDDRFPKKIRNASKDKIPFTLIAGGEDMEAGAVSFRMRDGSQDNGVALEEAITRIVNDIRSHSNQ comes from the coding sequence GTGAAGCTCAATATTGATGGTGAAGTCCAAGAATTCGATTCGGCGATCAGTGGAATTGAATTTTATTCCGCACAACGCTCGATAGTAGCCCTGCGGGTTGATGGAGTGTTGAAAGACCTCAGTACTGATCTCACTACCTTGCCTGACAACGCCCATGTTCAAGGTGTTGATATCAGCGAAGAAGATGGCCTTAACATCCTCCGCCATTCCGCCACTCACGTTTTAGCGCAAGCAGTCCAGCAACGTTTTCCGGATGTTAATTTAGGAATCGGGCCATTCATCACCGATGGTTTCTATTATGATTTTGGCAATATCGATGCTGTCACGCCAGAAATGCTCAAGCAACTGGAAAAAGACATGATGCGTATTGTTAAAGAAGGACAACGCTTCGTTCGTCGTCCGATATCCGAAGAAGATGCCCGCCAGGAATTAGCAGACCAACCTTATAAGTTGGAGCTTATTTCACTTAAAGGTGGCAGTGATGCTCAAAATGACCAGGCAGCGCAAGGGGCTTCTATTGAAGTTGGCGGCGCTGAACTGACGATGTATGACAACGTTAAACGCTCCGGTGAAGTAGTATGGACTGATCTTTGCCGCGGTCCCCATCTACCCAACACAAAGCTGATCGGTAACGGTTTTGCTTTGACTCGTTCATCTGCCGCGTATTGGCGCGCAGACCAAGCTAATGATTCTCTGCAACGTATTTATGGCACCGCGTGGCCTTCCAAGGATGAACTACGGGCATATCAGGAACGAATTGCTGAAGCTGAGCGTCGCGACCATCGCAAGCTCGGAACTGAACTCGACTTGTTCTCCTTCCCAGATGAAATCGGTTCGGGCTTAGCTGTCTTCCACCCTAAGGGCGCAGTTATCCGTATGGAAATGGAAAATTATTCGCGCCAAAAGCACATTCAAGCTGACTACTCTTTCGTCAATACTCCTCATATTACGAAAGGGAATCTATTTGAGGTTTCTGGGCACCTCGATTTCTATGCAGATGGTATGTACCCGCCGATGCACATGGATGAAGAACGTGATGCCGAAGGCAATATCACCAAACAAGGTACTGACTACTATCTCAAACCGATGAATTGCCCAATGCACAACTTGATTTATCGTTCCCGCGGACGATCTTATCGCGAGTTGCCATTGCGCCTATTTGAGTTCGGCACAGTTTATCGTAACGAGGCTTCTGGTGTGGTTCACGGCCTTACGCGTGCTCGTGGATTTACCCAAGACGATGCACATATCTATTGCACCCGTGAGCAAATGAAGAGTGAGCTTACTCGATTGCTTACTTTCGTATTGGATTTGCTTAAAGACTACGGTTTGGATGATTTCTACCTCGAAATCTCAACGAAGAATCCGAAGAAGTTTGTTGGCGACGACGAAGTCTGGGAAGAATCAACCCGTACCTTACAAGAAGTAGCTGAGGCATCTGGTCTTGAACTTGTTCCTGATCCAGAAGGCGCTGCTTTCTATGGCCCGAAGATTTCCGTCCAAGCAAAAGACGCCCTCGGGCGGACGTGGCAGATGTCAACAATCCAGCTCGATTTTAATCTTCCAGAGCGCTTTGATCTTGAATATACCGGCCCTGATGGGGATCGCCATCGCCCAGTGATGATTCACCGTGCGCTCTTTGGCTCCATTGAGCGTTTCTTCGGTGTTCTTACCGAACATTACGGCGGAGCCTTCCCGGCATGGCTTGCTCCAGTGCAGGTTAGGTGTATCCCGGTAGCAGATGCGTTTAACGAGTATCTCGACTCAATAGCAAACAAGTTGCGTGCGCATGGAGTTCGGGTTGAAGTAGATAAATCTGATGATCGATTCCCGAAGAAGATTCGTAACGCATCAAAGGATAAGATCCCCTTTACATTAATTGCCGGAGGCGAAGATATGGAAGCTGGGGCAGTATCGTTCCGTATGCGTGATGGTTCGCAAGATAACGGAGTTGCACTAGAAGAGGCAATAACCCGTATTGTCAACGATATCCGTAGCCATTCTAATCAGTAG
- a CDS encoding glycosyltransferase family 4 protein, with product MKIGIACGYSWDVAGGVQFHIRDLAQELIRRGHHVSVIAPSERQPGEDGLEEFVFPVGGAIPIKYNGSVARLSFGPKVNRLVRSWLREQDLDVLHVHEPFTPSVSMLALVSATCPVVSTFHTAMDKSRLMAIASPFLIPMLEKIQARIAVSQEARRTAVQYLGADAWVIPNGVYVESMRVQSPDPRFVGSPKNPTLSFLGRIDEPRKGLPVIAQAFPAIIQRYPGVRLFVAGKGDIEQAQRLFGPHSHAVTFLGAISDADKASLLASTDLYLAPNTGGESFGIILVEAMSAGASIIASDIPAFRAVLDNGAYGCHFANENPQSLADVVCHELADPQSRTKRAQAGSKAAWRYDWSTVASQILTVYETALATAELKVGQ from the coding sequence ATGAAGATCGGAATAGCGTGTGGTTATTCGTGGGATGTGGCTGGCGGCGTACAGTTCCATATTCGTGACTTAGCCCAAGAGCTTATTCGGCGGGGCCATCATGTCAGTGTTATCGCCCCTTCGGAGCGCCAGCCGGGCGAAGATGGACTTGAAGAATTTGTGTTCCCCGTGGGCGGGGCTATTCCCATTAAATACAATGGATCAGTTGCGCGACTCTCTTTTGGTCCTAAAGTTAATCGCCTAGTTCGATCGTGGTTGCGCGAGCAAGACCTCGATGTTTTGCACGTACATGAACCGTTTACTCCATCGGTATCTATGTTGGCGTTAGTGAGCGCTACGTGCCCGGTTGTCTCGACATTCCATACGGCGATGGATAAGTCTCGTCTAATGGCAATAGCTTCACCGTTCTTAATTCCAATGTTGGAAAAGATCCAGGCTCGGATCGCAGTTTCTCAAGAAGCTCGGCGTACGGCAGTCCAGTATCTTGGTGCTGACGCATGGGTGATACCTAATGGTGTTTACGTTGAGTCAATGCGGGTTCAATCTCCAGATCCGCGTTTTGTTGGCAGTCCAAAAAACCCTACGTTAAGCTTCTTAGGCCGGATCGATGAGCCACGGAAAGGTTTACCTGTTATAGCTCAAGCCTTTCCTGCTATTATTCAGCGCTACCCAGGCGTACGCCTGTTTGTTGCCGGCAAAGGAGATATCGAGCAAGCCCAGCGTCTCTTTGGTCCGCATAGTCACGCAGTGACCTTCCTTGGTGCGATCTCTGATGCAGATAAAGCTAGTCTTTTAGCAAGCACTGATCTGTATTTAGCGCCTAATACTGGAGGGGAATCCTTTGGCATTATTTTGGTTGAAGCCATGAGTGCTGGTGCATCAATTATCGCCTCCGATATTCCTGCCTTTCGTGCAGTTCTTGACAATGGCGCCTATGGCTGCCATTTTGCTAATGAAAATCCGCAGTCTTTGGCCGATGTTGTTTGCCATGAACTAGCAGATCCGCAATCGCGCACGAAGCGAGCCCAAGCTGGTAGTAAGGCTGCGTGGCGTTATGACTGGAGTACGGTGGCATCACAGATCCTAACGGTTTACGAGACCGCTTTGGCTACAGCCGAGCTGAAAGTGGGGCAATGA
- the pgsA gene encoding phosphatidylinositol phosphate synthase — MLSRSGRPFAQRFFGPIARLFVRMGISANIVTWTGTILSCVSALYFLPKNMLITGVVLTTIVLIFDNLDGQIARLTGTNSAWGSFLDSTLDRVTDAAVFAALGIWGYLHAQETFSPWVMSGALCAGLLGSVVPYTRAKAESIGCTAAVGFAERADRLVIAGIFTLAVGLGAPHWVMAVGLWLLALMAGVTVLQRMFYVRAQLRERGQ; from the coding sequence ATGCTTTCTCGCAGTGGTAGGCCCTTTGCGCAACGTTTCTTCGGCCCAATTGCTCGACTATTCGTGCGAATGGGGATTAGCGCAAATATTGTGACTTGGACGGGCACTATTCTCTCGTGTGTATCCGCCTTGTATTTCTTGCCTAAGAATATGTTGATTACTGGCGTTGTGCTCACCACAATAGTGTTGATCTTCGATAATCTTGACGGCCAAATTGCCCGGCTGACCGGTACAAATTCCGCTTGGGGTTCCTTTCTTGATTCTACTTTGGATCGAGTCACAGATGCTGCGGTTTTCGCCGCGCTGGGAATATGGGGCTACCTGCACGCCCAAGAGACGTTCTCGCCATGGGTGATGAGCGGAGCATTATGTGCTGGTCTACTTGGAAGTGTTGTCCCTTATACACGTGCTAAAGCTGAAAGCATCGGGTGTACAGCCGCGGTTGGTTTTGCGGAGCGTGCGGATCGACTCGTCATTGCGGGGATTTTTACGTTAGCTGTTGGGCTGGGTGCACCGCACTGGGTGATGGCAGTGGGTCTGTGGCTTTTAGCCCTCATGGCTGGCGTAACGGTGTTGCAACGAATGTTCTATGTTCGAGCTCAGCTGCGCGAGCGTGGTCAGTGA
- a CDS encoding L-serine ammonia-lyase, whose amino-acid sequence MALSVFDLFSIGIGPSSSHTVGPMRAAVEFLELLGDKIPAVSRVRCTLNGSLGATGVGHGTDRAVMLGLMGEIPEIVNPKSVAPAVADVQVTGRLKLGGTHDIAFSPNTDIVLDGLHELPGHPNGMRLEAWDEEGNYLADQIYYSVGGGFIVSGDISPADPVVCETTDVPFPYETASDLLAHCAREGKSIAEIAYADELSMHTAEEIDRDLHAVWDVMQECVRNGATSEGRLPGGLQVLRRAPALYRKLTNETTTDPLSTLDWVSFYALAVNEENAAGGRVVTAPTNGAAGIIPAVLHYYRDFIDGADWQGVKTFLLTSAAIGMIFKNTASISGAEVGCQGEVGSACSMAAAGCAAVMGGTPAQVENAAEIAMEHNLGLTCDPIGGLVQVPCIERNAIAAVKAITAARTAIHGDGSHVVSLDDVIVTMRETGRDMQAKYKETALGGLAVHVGVSVNVVEC is encoded by the coding sequence ATGGCATTGAGTGTTTTTGATTTATTTTCTATCGGTATCGGTCCATCGTCTTCGCACACCGTGGGACCTATGCGTGCAGCTGTGGAATTTCTTGAGCTACTTGGAGATAAGATCCCTGCGGTTTCACGGGTGCGCTGTACTCTCAATGGATCTTTGGGGGCAACTGGCGTCGGACATGGCACAGACAGGGCCGTTATGCTCGGTCTGATGGGAGAAATACCAGAAATAGTAAATCCCAAGAGCGTAGCTCCTGCTGTAGCTGACGTACAAGTTACCGGACGCCTAAAACTTGGTGGCACCCACGATATCGCATTTTCTCCCAATACCGACATCGTTCTTGATGGGTTACATGAATTACCGGGGCATCCCAATGGCATGCGCTTAGAAGCCTGGGATGAGGAAGGCAACTATTTAGCTGACCAAATCTACTATTCAGTGGGAGGTGGCTTCATTGTTTCAGGTGATATTTCACCTGCAGATCCAGTAGTGTGTGAAACCACTGACGTACCCTTCCCCTACGAAACAGCTTCAGATTTGCTGGCGCATTGCGCACGAGAAGGCAAATCAATTGCCGAAATCGCCTATGCAGATGAACTATCGATGCACACCGCCGAAGAAATTGATCGTGATCTACATGCGGTATGGGATGTCATGCAAGAGTGTGTTCGTAACGGTGCAACTTCAGAAGGACGCCTACCTGGCGGACTCCAAGTTCTGCGTCGCGCGCCAGCGTTGTATCGCAAGCTCACCAACGAAACTACAACTGATCCACTGAGTACACTTGACTGGGTGAGTTTTTATGCGTTAGCGGTCAATGAAGAAAATGCAGCCGGCGGACGGGTCGTTACCGCTCCAACAAATGGCGCAGCTGGAATAATTCCTGCCGTACTGCACTACTACCGTGATTTTATTGATGGAGCTGATTGGCAAGGAGTAAAAACTTTCCTGCTCACTTCTGCAGCAATTGGAATGATTTTCAAGAACACTGCTTCTATTTCTGGAGCCGAGGTCGGATGCCAAGGTGAAGTTGGATCGGCTTGTTCGATGGCAGCAGCTGGATGCGCTGCAGTAATGGGTGGCACACCTGCACAGGTAGAAAATGCTGCCGAAATCGCCATGGAACATAATCTTGGTCTGACCTGCGATCCAATTGGCGGATTAGTCCAAGTTCCATGCATTGAACGCAATGCAATCGCAGCTGTAAAAGCTATTACCGCAGCGCGTACCGCAATCCATGGCGATGGTTCGCATGTGGTATCGCTCGATGACGTTATCGTCACTATGCGAGAAACTGGTAGAGATATGCAGGCTAAGTACAAGGAAACTGCTTTGGGCGGCCTAGCGGTCCATGTTGGCGTCTCAGTCAACGTCGTGGAATGTTAA
- a CDS encoding ISL3 family transposase, which translates to MSKKPETIFTSSDPNVIVARLLSLKDVVPVAYHRHGPHQSIEIEQDLNTVLCPRCKVRARVKDRPRVPYIDLPVYGRPMGLIWRKHRWYCPNHQCDMGSWTSQDKRIASRHSRLTTRAAKWATRQVGMGQTISEVAAELGCDWHTINHTVTIYGQALLDADRKRLSQTPAIGLDETSFVRLNKRPTQYVTTLCDVANHQIIDIIPSRNYVEVARFLHRFPTYWKQGISYATLDMSPAYRAVFNVVTPHATQVADHFHVITLANRALDRVRRRVQQQTLGHRGRKTDPLYRIRRQLVYGQEKLTDKTQHRIESLLRLGDPHGEVAIAYRVKERLRNFYAQDNITTAQTMLDQLINHTSQDFMPQEIQQLSRTLKNWYHQILAYHHARLSNSITEAMNNLIKRIKRIGYGFTNFTNYRIRCLLYAGKPNWRLLNTIYP; encoded by the coding sequence GTGAGCAAAAAACCTGAAACTATCTTCACCAGTTCTGATCCTAACGTAATCGTGGCTCGTTTGCTGAGTTTAAAAGATGTTGTGCCTGTGGCTTATCATCGTCACGGACCACACCAGTCAATCGAGATCGAGCAAGATCTTAACACCGTGTTATGTCCTCGATGCAAGGTACGGGCACGAGTCAAGGATAGGCCACGAGTTCCTTATATCGATCTGCCCGTTTACGGACGCCCCATGGGTCTGATCTGGCGTAAACACCGCTGGTATTGTCCTAACCATCAATGCGATATGGGGTCATGGACAAGCCAGGACAAACGCATTGCTAGTAGACACTCTCGGTTAACGACCAGGGCAGCTAAATGGGCGACCAGGCAAGTAGGAATGGGACAGACAATAAGTGAAGTCGCTGCCGAGCTGGGCTGTGATTGGCACACGATTAACCACACCGTGACCATCTACGGGCAGGCCTTACTTGATGCTGATCGTAAACGTTTATCTCAAACTCCTGCAATCGGTCTTGACGAGACAAGTTTCGTTCGTTTGAACAAACGCCCTACCCAATATGTGACCACGCTATGCGATGTAGCCAACCACCAGATCATTGATATTATTCCAAGCCGTAACTATGTTGAGGTTGCCCGTTTCCTTCACCGCTTCCCTACCTATTGGAAACAAGGAATCAGCTATGCCACACTCGATATGAGCCCGGCCTACCGGGCTGTTTTCAACGTGGTCACACCACACGCTACCCAAGTCGCTGACCACTTCCACGTCATCACATTAGCTAACCGAGCCCTTGATCGTGTACGCCGGCGTGTTCAACAACAAACACTTGGACACCGCGGACGAAAAACCGACCCGCTCTACCGTATAAGACGCCAACTTGTCTACGGACAAGAAAAACTCACCGATAAAACACAACATCGGATCGAATCACTTTTACGCTTAGGAGACCCTCATGGTGAAGTCGCTATCGCTTACCGTGTCAAAGAACGCCTCCGAAATTTCTACGCTCAAGACAACATCACCACCGCTCAAACCATGCTTGATCAACTCATCAACCACACCAGCCAGGACTTCATGCCCCAAGAAATCCAACAACTTAGCCGAACACTTAAAAACTGGTATCACCAGATCCTGGCCTACCACCACGCCCGCCTATCGAACTCGATCACCGAAGCCATGAACAACCTCATCAAACGCATCAAAAGAATCGGCTACGGATTTACCAACTTCACCAACTACCGCATCAGATGCCTCCTCTACGCAGGCAAACCCAACTGGCGACTCCTCAACACAATCTACCCCTAA
- a CDS encoding phosphatidylinositol mannoside acyltransferase, giving the protein MEPQRVFSLIDFAAHYLPESVARSIFSAVGSVAGWSNLDGVRQLRANYQRVAPLPRTFAQRRRSAQAMRHYMRYYYEAFRLAHLTDEQVAARVSVENIETLQQTLRHSSCSAALMHMGNWDLAGAWATKNLAPVHTIAEKLQPAEIAQRFLDLRRDLGMVIYHAEKNARVIDALTIDMGNNRCFVPILCDRDLSASGVEVQLFGHAARVAPGPAILALRTGTPLFPVVNIADNFAHDTQRVRNAGTSWGIKVIIADPIYPGVDAHAPQAQRVADVQRMMDEWAEAISRIGRDHLTHWHMLQKVFVADLDPQRLARALKESL; this is encoded by the coding sequence ATGGAACCGCAACGGGTTTTTTCTCTCATTGATTTTGCTGCGCACTACTTACCTGAGTCTGTGGCACGATCAATATTTTCCGCCGTAGGTAGCGTTGCTGGATGGTCCAATCTCGACGGTGTTCGTCAGTTGCGCGCTAACTACCAACGCGTGGCGCCACTGCCTCGCACTTTTGCCCAACGACGTCGTAGTGCACAAGCAATGCGCCATTACATGCGCTACTACTATGAAGCGTTTCGACTTGCGCATTTGACTGACGAGCAAGTAGCTGCCCGCGTTTCAGTGGAGAATATCGAGACGTTGCAACAAACGTTGCGACACAGCTCATGTAGCGCTGCGCTGATGCACATGGGAAACTGGGATTTGGCAGGGGCATGGGCCACGAAGAATCTTGCGCCGGTGCATACCATCGCTGAAAAACTACAACCGGCCGAGATCGCCCAGCGCTTTCTCGATCTGCGTCGAGATCTGGGTATGGTGATATACCACGCAGAGAAAAACGCCCGTGTTATCGATGCGCTCACTATCGATATGGGGAACAACCGTTGCTTTGTCCCGATCTTATGCGATCGAGATCTCAGTGCCAGTGGGGTAGAGGTTCAACTATTTGGCCATGCTGCTCGAGTGGCGCCCGGTCCAGCTATTCTCGCGTTACGTACCGGGACACCGCTGTTCCCGGTAGTGAATATAGCCGATAATTTTGCTCACGATACCCAGCGAGTTCGTAACGCAGGCACTTCGTGGGGAATTAAAGTTATCATCGCAGATCCCATCTATCCCGGTGTTGATGCTCACGCCCCCCAAGCTCAGCGCGTGGCAGATGTGCAGCGAATGATGGATGAGTGGGCTGAAGCTATTTCTCGCATTGGGCGTGACCATCTGACGCATTGGCACATGCTTCAAAAAGTCTTTGTTGCCGATCTTGACCCGCAGCGTCTGGCTCGAGCTTTGAAGGAGTCGTTATGA